The following coding sequences are from one Paenibacillus stellifer window:
- a CDS encoding ABC transporter permease, with protein sequence MSSYLFKRIMVLIPVLIGMTIIVFSIIHAIPGDPAETILGQKATEQSKQALREQLGLDKPWITQYVDYMGDLLKGDLGTSIRTKTPIAKEIMPYLAATLELTVSAMLFATIVGVNAGILSAWKQNSWFDYAAMIIALIGVSMPIFWLGLMEQLVFALKLHWLPSIGRMNQRDPVESITNLYVIDSILAGRWDQLWTVIKHLILPGIALGTIPMAIIARMTRSSMLEVMNSDYIRTARAKGMSQFLVVYKHALKNALIPVLTVIGLQTGALLGGAVLTETIFAWPGVGRYIFEAISSRDYPVIQSGILIIAFIFVIINLLVDLLYASIDPRIQYK encoded by the coding sequence TATTTAAACGCATCATGGTGCTGATTCCCGTGCTGATCGGGATGACGATCATCGTATTCTCGATCATCCATGCCATCCCGGGCGACCCGGCGGAGACGATTCTGGGGCAGAAGGCGACGGAGCAGTCCAAGCAGGCGCTCCGGGAACAGCTCGGTCTCGACAAGCCCTGGATCACCCAATATGTCGATTACATGGGCGATCTGCTTAAGGGCGATCTGGGCACCTCGATCCGCACGAAGACTCCGATCGCCAAAGAGATTATGCCCTACCTGGCCGCAACGCTTGAGCTGACCGTGTCCGCCATGCTGTTCGCCACTATCGTAGGGGTGAATGCCGGTATATTGAGCGCATGGAAGCAGAACTCATGGTTCGACTATGCGGCGATGATTATCGCGCTGATCGGCGTGTCCATGCCGATATTCTGGCTGGGACTCATGGAGCAGCTTGTGTTCGCGCTGAAGCTGCACTGGCTGCCGTCCATCGGCCGGATGAACCAGCGCGATCCGGTTGAGAGCATAACGAATCTGTACGTTATCGACAGTATTTTGGCGGGACGCTGGGATCAGCTGTGGACCGTAATCAAGCATCTCATCCTTCCGGGCATCGCGCTCGGCACGATTCCGATGGCGATTATCGCCCGGATGACGCGCTCCAGCATGCTGGAGGTCATGAATTCCGACTATATCCGCACAGCCAGAGCCAAGGGGATGTCGCAGTTCCTTGTCGTCTACAAGCATGCGCTCAAGAATGCGCTGATTCCTGTGCTGACCGTTATCGGACTGCAGACGGGGGCGCTGCTCGGCGGGGCCGTACTAACCGAGACGATCTTCGCCTGGCCGGGGGTGGGGCGGTATATATTTGAAGCGATCAGTTCGCGCGATTACCCGGTCATCCAATCCGGCATTCTGATCATCGCATTCATCTTCGTCATCATTAACCTGCTTGTGGATCTGCTGTACGCCTCCATCGATCCGCGCATTCAATATAAGTAA
- the nikC gene encoding nickel transporter permease: MSQVSFNLNPEAAPAEKASSPWRDAWKAFRRNKTAMLGLGIILFFIIIALLAPLIAPYDYKEQVLMDRLKAPSADHWFGTDDLGRDMFTRIIYGARISLWVGFFSVIGSIIIGTILGVLAGFYGKWIDMLISRLFDILLAFPSILLAIAIVAILGPSLQNALYAIAIVNVPTYGRLVRAKVLSLKSEEYITAARAIGMKNTRILLTHILPNSLTPIIVQGTLGIATAIIEAAALGFLGLGAQPPEPEWGKMLSDSRQFIQKAPWTVVFPGLSIMLTVLGFNLMGDGLRDVLDPRMKN, translated from the coding sequence TTGTCACAGGTATCATTCAACCTGAACCCCGAAGCGGCTCCCGCTGAAAAGGCCTCCAGTCCCTGGCGCGACGCATGGAAGGCATTCCGCAGGAACAAAACGGCGATGCTGGGGCTCGGCATCATCCTGTTCTTCATTATCATTGCGCTGTTGGCGCCGCTGATCGCGCCTTACGATTACAAGGAACAAGTACTGATGGACCGGCTGAAGGCGCCATCCGCCGACCACTGGTTCGGCACGGACGATCTTGGGCGGGATATGTTCACCCGGATTATTTACGGGGCCCGCATCTCTCTCTGGGTAGGCTTCTTCTCGGTAATCGGCTCCATTATTATCGGTACGATTCTTGGTGTGCTGGCGGGCTTCTATGGCAAATGGATCGATATGCTGATCTCCCGCCTGTTCGACATTCTGCTGGCGTTCCCGAGCATTCTGTTGGCCATCGCCATTGTTGCGATTCTCGGACCGTCGCTGCAGAACGCTCTCTACGCGATCGCTATTGTCAACGTACCGACCTACGGGCGGCTCGTCCGTGCGAAGGTGCTCAGCCTGAAATCGGAGGAGTATATTACCGCAGCCCGGGCAATCGGGATGAAGAATACCCGGATTTTGCTGACCCATATTCTGCCGAACAGCCTGACGCCGATTATCGTGCAGGGCACGCTCGGCATCGCTACCGCGATCATCGAGGCGGCGGCGCTCGGCTTCCTCGGACTCGGTGCGCAGCCTCCTGAGCCGGAATGGGGCAAGATGCTGTCCGATTCCCGCCAGTTCATTCAGAAAGCTCCCTGGACAGTGGTGTTCCCCGGCCTGTCCATCATGCTGACTGTGCTTGGCTTCAACCTGATGGGGGACGGACTGCGCGATGTGTTGGACCCCCGGATGAAGAACTGA
- a CDS encoding DinB family protein, which produces MQDYLFDQLRFVRQVTLHITQDIDESQADLIPEGYHNNIRWNLGHIYLVQEQFAFYHAGEPMQIPDGYRELFGSGTRPSGQTLSPPALTELRQLLSEQPDRIRERLDNRLDEVVRNPLTIHSLSLRTVREFLTLNLYHEGQHGQAIKSLKKRAEAVAR; this is translated from the coding sequence ATGCAAGATTATTTGTTTGACCAATTGCGTTTTGTGCGTCAGGTAACCCTTCATATCACTCAAGATATTGACGAGAGCCAAGCGGATCTCATACCGGAGGGATATCATAATAATATCCGGTGGAATCTGGGACATATTTATTTGGTTCAGGAACAATTCGCCTTTTACCATGCCGGGGAACCGATGCAGATTCCGGACGGGTACCGGGAATTATTCGGATCGGGAACCCGCCCTTCGGGTCAGACGCTGTCCCCACCCGCATTAACCGAGCTTCGCCAGCTCTTAAGCGAGCAGCCTGACCGAATCAGAGAAAGACTCGATAACCGGCTGGATGAAGTGGTCAGGAACCCGCTAACCATCCATTCCTTATCCTTGAGAACAGTCCGTGAGTTTCTGACCCTCAACTTGTACCATGAAGGCCAGCACGGACAAGCTATAAAGTCATTAAAGAAACGGGCTGAAGCCGTCGCCCGGTAG
- a CDS encoding DMT family transporter: MKKHSRKGLLLVTTGAICWGVSGTAANKLFTLGTLDVNGLVEVRLLAAGILLLAIQSLRPRRRQILGIWRDGGSALRLIIFGLIGMLGVQYTYMASIRHGNAAVATLLQYLAPVMIIVYAVLRRRARLTGRDLLTVPLALGGTFLLLTGGSFSGLAVSSTAVVWGILSGLAAAFYTLYAVPLLKRYDSLVVVGWSMLIGGLALTPIHPPWKMDLLLMPQESWLILSFIILFGTMIAFWFYIESLNSLSPKETSLLGCLEPLSAVVTTVFWLKAPFGIFQWFGAVCIIGMIVILAFGGDQSSGQENKQAA, translated from the coding sequence GTGAAGAAGCATTCGCGAAAAGGACTGCTGCTCGTCACGACAGGCGCCATCTGCTGGGGCGTATCCGGTACGGCAGCCAATAAACTGTTCACGCTGGGGACCCTCGATGTGAACGGACTCGTAGAGGTCCGTCTGCTGGCGGCGGGGATTCTGCTTCTGGCCATCCAGTCTCTGCGCCCGCGCCGCCGGCAAATTCTGGGGATCTGGCGGGACGGCGGAAGCGCTCTGCGGCTGATTATATTCGGTCTCATCGGCATGCTCGGCGTTCAATACACCTACATGGCGTCGATTCGCCACGGCAATGCCGCCGTCGCGACGCTGCTGCAGTATTTGGCCCCCGTTATGATCATTGTGTATGCCGTATTGAGAAGGCGCGCGCGATTGACCGGCCGGGACCTGCTGACCGTGCCGCTCGCCCTGGGAGGAACCTTTCTGCTTCTGACGGGCGGCTCCTTCTCAGGTCTTGCCGTCTCTTCGACCGCAGTTGTGTGGGGTATACTGTCCGGCTTGGCGGCAGCCTTTTACACCTTGTATGCCGTGCCTCTTCTGAAGCGCTATGATTCACTGGTCGTGGTGGGCTGGTCCATGCTGATCGGCGGCCTCGCATTAACCCCCATTCATCCTCCCTGGAAAATGGATCTGCTCCTCATGCCGCAGGAGTCCTGGCTGATCTTAAGCTTCATCATCCTCTTCGGGACGATGATCGCCTTCTGGTTCTACATTGAGAGTCTGAACTCGCTGTCTCCGAAGGAGACCAGTCTGCTGGGCTGTCTCGAGCCTCTGTCCGCTGTTGTGACAACGGTCTTTTGGCTGAAGGCGCCCTTCGGCATCTTCCAGTGGTTCGGCGCAGTCTGCATTATCGGAATGATTGTCATCCTGGCCTTTGGCGGGGACCAATCCTCCGGACAGGAGAATAAACAGGCTGCATGA
- a CDS encoding helix-turn-helix transcriptional regulator, with translation MQIKQFGIGKDLRELTDHHTALLPMACYQTEIRSHVQGYVPLHWHEEVQFVLIVKGEPPFYELQASCRLTEIWRNLIMNGLEPEYDQAEQLKSVRMKEMLDWIHAHYADKVTLEAIAAAGALSRSECCRYFKRMLKTTPMNYVTDYRLQKSKLMLRQSDLSVTEVAYLNGFSSTSNYIERFRQSAKTTPLAYRKRLKPE, from the coding sequence ATGCAGATCAAACAGTTCGGAATCGGAAAGGATCTCAGGGAGCTGACTGATCATCACACAGCCCTGCTTCCGATGGCTTGCTATCAGACGGAAATACGGAGTCATGTTCAGGGATATGTGCCGCTTCACTGGCATGAGGAAGTTCAATTTGTGCTTATTGTAAAAGGGGAGCCGCCGTTCTACGAGCTGCAAGCCTCCTGCCGGTTGACGGAGATATGGCGAAATCTGATCATGAACGGTCTGGAGCCGGAATACGATCAGGCGGAGCAGCTGAAGAGCGTCCGGATGAAGGAGATGCTGGACTGGATTCATGCCCATTATGCGGATAAGGTGACGCTGGAGGCAATTGCAGCAGCCGGCGCCCTTAGCCGGTCCGAGTGCTGCCGGTATTTCAAGCGGATGCTCAAGACGACCCCGATGAACTATGTGACGGATTACCGGCTGCAAAAAAGCAAGCTGATGCTGCGGCAGAGTGACCTCAGTGTAACGGAAGTGGCCTATCTGAACGGATTCAGCAGCACGAGCAATTATATTGAACGGTTTCGCCAATCGGCGAAGACAACACCGCTTGCCTACCGGAAGCGGCTGAAGCCGGAGTGA
- a CDS encoding response regulator transcription factor, with protein sequence MKGKLLIIEDDAGIGGMVSDYMAKEDYCSRIVEDGNEALAQFQSDAYDLVLLDLMLPGRSGLDILQQIRSISRVPILIVSAKDNEVDKALGLRFGADDYIAKPFSLIELSARIEASIRRATQYSVPEAAASPAAGLLTAGELTVDPDSFMVRKRGEEIKLTAKEFQILKLLVQHPTRVYTKAMLYQLVWNDEYYGDENLINVHMRRLREKIEDDPSSPRYVVTLWGIGYRLGEV encoded by the coding sequence ATGAAGGGGAAGCTGCTGATTATTGAGGACGATGCCGGAATTGGCGGCATGGTCTCGGACTATATGGCCAAAGAGGACTACTGCTCCCGGATTGTTGAGGACGGGAACGAGGCGCTGGCGCAGTTTCAGTCGGATGCCTATGATCTTGTGCTGCTCGATCTGATGCTGCCCGGAAGAAGCGGACTAGACATCCTGCAGCAGATCCGGTCAATCAGCCGGGTCCCCATTCTGATCGTGTCGGCCAAGGACAATGAAGTGGATAAGGCGCTGGGCCTGCGTTTCGGGGCAGATGACTATATCGCCAAGCCGTTCTCGCTAATCGAGCTGTCCGCACGCATCGAAGCCTCCATTCGAAGGGCGACGCAATATTCCGTGCCGGAGGCTGCGGCCAGCCCGGCGGCGGGGCTGCTGACCGCAGGGGAGTTGACCGTGGACCCGGACAGCTTCATGGTGCGGAAGCGGGGCGAGGAGATCAAGCTGACAGCGAAGGAGTTTCAGATTCTGAAGCTTCTGGTGCAGCATCCTACCCGGGTCTATACCAAAGCGATGCTCTACCAGTTGGTATGGAATGATGAATATTACGGAGACGAGAATTTGATCAATGTACATATGCGGCGACTGAGAGAGAAAATCGAGGACGATCCCTCGAGCCCCCGCTATGTGGTGACACTCTGGGGGATCGGTTACCGATTGGGGGAAGTGTAA
- a CDS encoding sensor histidine kinase: MAGLWWLWLLVTAALLLLWVRERLRGLRTRKELAYINGKLNAWTAPGQPLGQERLLAVTADPELRELLRSVNALVDRARQSAADYARTEQAMRRMLSNVSHDLKTPLTVIMGYAEVLDRSPELPQEERQRMLGQVYRKTVEVHERINAFFDLSRLEADDYDLPLSRVDACEVCRRQILAYFDLLNEQGARVEINLPEEPAWMYANEEALSRILDNLLSNAVRYGLDGGYLELSLIHDDSRITIEVADRGQGIAHADQALVFERMYTVDDSRSRSIQGSGLGLAIAKRLTERLGGSISVDSEPGRYTCFRLQFPSSPAK, from the coding sequence ATGGCCGGTTTATGGTGGCTGTGGCTGCTTGTCACGGCGGCGCTCCTGCTCCTGTGGGTCCGGGAGCGCCTAAGGGGCCTCAGGACCCGGAAGGAGCTTGCCTACATCAATGGCAAGCTGAACGCATGGACCGCTCCCGGGCAGCCGCTGGGACAGGAGCGGCTGCTGGCGGTCACGGCGGACCCGGAGCTTCGGGAGCTGCTGCGGTCGGTTAATGCCCTGGTAGACCGTGCCAGGCAGTCGGCGGCGGACTATGCCAGAACGGAGCAGGCGATGCGCAGGATGCTCTCCAACGTGTCCCATGACCTGAAGACGCCGCTTACGGTCATCATGGGATATGCGGAGGTTCTGGACCGCAGTCCCGAACTGCCACAGGAGGAGCGGCAAAGAATGCTGGGACAGGTGTACCGGAAAACCGTTGAGGTGCATGAACGGATTAACGCCTTCTTCGATTTGTCGAGGCTGGAAGCTGATGATTATGACCTGCCGTTAAGCAGGGTGGATGCCTGCGAGGTATGCCGCCGTCAGATATTGGCGTACTTCGATCTTCTCAACGAGCAGGGGGCCCGGGTCGAAATCAACCTGCCTGAAGAACCGGCATGGATGTACGCCAATGAAGAGGCTTTGTCGAGAATCCTCGACAATCTGCTCTCTAACGCAGTGCGTTACGGCTTGGATGGAGGCTATTTGGAATTGTCTCTGATCCATGATGACAGCCGCATTACAATCGAGGTTGCAGACCGGGGGCAAGGAATCGCCCATGCTGATCAAGCTCTGGTATTTGAACGGATGTATACCGTGGACGATTCCCGCAGCCGCAGCATACAGGGAAGCGGCCTGGGACTCGCCATTGCCAAGAGGCTGACGGAGCGGCTTGGCGGCAGCATCTCCGTGGACAGCGAGCCCGGCAGATATACGTGCTTCAGGCTTCAATTCCCCTCATCTCCGGCGA